One part of the Oncorhynchus kisutch isolate 150728-3 linkage group LG22, Okis_V2, whole genome shotgun sequence genome encodes these proteins:
- the LOC109867457 gene encoding E3 ubiquitin-protein ligase RFWD3 isoform X2 has protein sequence MEVMEAMEVDLQLGGPSREPEPDVVADQVDLPIVIPDSGSETEDEADAAPCDPPRLPNTWAFSQNRARVEGQVGSRIRREGHIEPRVTTAATLRHRRARPGLREHSSTQTAARASSFLDFLLRVPAANQAEGDSGSTTELSESEDEADPPGPAAEPPNSAVPSSPRPNPPVAVTPPEGLYSSDSNATTEAARTVTGNQVNPEVVSDPLASSAPALRLSQGDEGEGETCSICFEPWTTSGEHRLATLRCGHLFGYTCIARWVKGQGQRARCPQCNKKTKRTDIVLLYARKLRALDNTEQESMKRSLEQEHSLRRKAELESAQCRLKLQVMTDECGELHKQLQELKTLMAQPGCGPSQSSATSLSGLFQRQDSTQGGHYVFSKAVLVSQVGGCRVLSYCEPLSCLLASQPSPHTSLVPGCGVKKMSTLNLKVCQYIPIHVKQIRGLAFNRQADSLLLSAALDNTIKLTSLMTNTVVQTYNTGKPVWSCCWCLDNNNYVYAGLSNGSVLVYDTRDTSTHVQELQPLRSRCPVASLSYVPRAASSSFPCGGLIAGSLDGGCFWEQVGGTTYRPHMLPLETGGCTDIQVQPESRHCLVTYRPGRSKPSLRCVLMELNRTPQQDATQEPSCSCYPVQTFSAGSSCKLLTKNAVFRSPAGEGSTLVCAGDEATNSIMVWDAGSGSLIQKLSADLPVLDICPFERRIHG, from the exons ATGGAGGTGATGGAGGCGATGGAGGTGGACTTGCAGCTGGGGGGCCCCAGTAGGGAACCAGAGCCAGATGTTGTGGCAGACCAGGTAGATCTCCCTATCGTCATCCCTGACTCTGGCAGTGAAACAGAGGACGAGGCAGATGCAGCTCCCTGTGACCCACCACGGCTCCCGAACACCTGGGCGTTCAGTCAGAACAGAGCCAGAGTGGAGGGTCAAGTTGGGTCCAGGATCAGAAGGGAGGGTCATATTGAGCCCAGGGTCACCACAGCAGCCACCCTGAGGCATCGGAGAGCCAG GCCAGGCCTCAGGGAGCACTCCTCCACCCAGACCGCTGCTCGTGCTAGCAGCTTCCTGGATTTCCTGCTGCGAGTCCCTGCAGCCAACCAGGCCGAGGGCGACTCTGGGAGTACGACGGAGCTGAGCGAGTCGGAGGATGAGGCAGATCCTCCGGGGCCAGCAGCAGAGCCTCCCAACTCGGCCGTTCCCTCCAGCCCTCGTCCAAACCCTCCAGTTGCAGTCACGCCACCCGAAGGCCTTTATTCTTCAG ATTCTAATGCAACCACAGAGGCTGCGAGGACCGTGACTGGAAATCAAGTGAATCCTGAG gTTGTATCAGACCCACTAGCCTCCAGTGCACCGGCCCTTCGGTTGTCCCAGGGGGATGAGGGGGAAGGGGAGACCTGCTCCATCTGCTTTGAGCCCTGGACCACGTCAGGGGAGCATCGCCTGGCCACCCTGCGCTGCGGACATCTCTTTGGCTACACCTGCATCGCCCGCTGGGTGAAGGGCCAGGGCCAGAGAGCCAGGTGTCCCCAG TGCAACAAGAAGACTAAGCGCACCGATATCGTCCTCCTGTACGCGCGCAAGCTGAGGGCTCTGGACAACACCGAGCAGGAGAGTATGAAGAG GTCACTGGAGCAAGAGCATTCACTGCGTAGAAAGGCTGAACTGGAGTCAGCGCAGTGCCGACTAAAACTGCAGGTGATGACAGACGAATGTGGGGAACTGCACAAGCAGCTACAG GAGCTGAAGACTCTGATGGCCCAGCCTGGCTGTGGGCCCTCACAGAGCTCAGCGACATCGCTCTCTGGGCTCTTTCAGAGACAGGACAGCACCCAGGGGGGCCACTATGTCTTCTCCAAGGCCGTGCTGGTGTCCCAGGTGGGGGGATGCAGGGTGCTGTCCTACTGTGAACCCCTCAGCTGCCTGCTGGCCTCTCAGCCCTCCCCACACACTAGCCTGGTGCCCG GCTGCGGGGTGAAGAAGATGAGCACGTTGAATCTGAAGGTCTGCCAGTACATTCCCATCCATGTCAAACAGATCAGAGGCCTGGCCTTCAACAGACAGGCCGACAGCCTCCTGCTCTCCGCTGCCCTGGACAACACCATAAAACTCACCAG TCTAATGACCAACACAGTGGTGCAGACCTACAACACAGGCAAACCAGTGTGGAGCTGCTGCTGGTGCCTGGACAACAACAACTATGTGTACGCTGGTCTCAGTAACGGCTCCGTGCTGGTGTATGACACCAGGGACACCAGCACACATGTCCAGGAGCTACAGCCACTACGTTCCAG GTGTCCCGTGGCATCCCTGTCCTATGTGCCTCGCGCCGCCTCCAGCTCGTTCCCATGTGGTGGCCTCATCGCAGGCTCTCTGGATGGGGGCTGCTTCTGGGAGCAAGTAGGCGGGACCACCTACAGACCCCACATGTTGCCCctggagacaggaggctgcacaGACATCCAGGTGCAGCCAGAGAGCAGACACTGTTTGGTCACCTACAGACCAG GGCGCTCCAAGCCATCGCTGCGCTGTGTTCTGATGGAGCTGAACAGGACCCCCCAGCAGGACGCGACTCAGGAACCCTCGTGTTCCTGCTACCCAGTCCAGACATTCAGCGCTGGCTCCTCCTGCAAGCTGCTCACCAAGAATGCCGTGTTCAGAAGCCCGGCCGGGGAGGGCTCCACTCTGGTGTGTGCCGGGGACGAGGCCACCAACTCCATCATG GTGTGGGATGCAGGGAGTGGATCCCTGATTCAGAAGTTGTCTGCTGACCTCCCAGTGTTGGACATCTGTCCATTTGAG AGACGGATCCATGGATGA
- the LOC109867457 gene encoding E3 ubiquitin-protein ligase RFWD3 isoform X1 yields the protein MEVMEAMEVDLQLGGPSREPEPDVVADQVDLPIVIPDSGSETEDEADAAPCDPPRLPNTWAFSQNRARVEGQVGSRIRREGHIEPRVTTAATLRHRRARPGLREHSSTQTAARASSFLDFLLRVPAANQAEGDSGSTTELSESEDEADPPGPAAEPPNSAVPSSPRPNPPVAVTPPEGLYSSDSNATTEAARTVTGNQVNPEVVSDPLASSAPALRLSQGDEGEGETCSICFEPWTTSGEHRLATLRCGHLFGYTCIARWVKGQGQRARCPQCNKKTKRTDIVLLYARKLRALDNTEQESMKRSLEQEHSLRRKAELESAQCRLKLQVMTDECGELHKQLQELKTLMAQPGCGPSQSSATSLSGLFQRQDSTQGGHYVFSKAVLVSQVGGCRVLSYCEPLSCLLASQPSPHTSLVPGCGVKKMSTLNLKVCQYIPIHVKQIRGLAFNRQADSLLLSAALDNTIKLTSLMTNTVVQTYNTGKPVWSCCWCLDNNNYVYAGLSNGSVLVYDTRDTSTHVQELQPLRSRCPVASLSYVPRAASSSFPCGGLIAGSLDGGCFWEQVGGTTYRPHMLPLETGGCTDIQVQPESRHCLVTYRPGRSKPSLRCVLMELNRTPQQDATQEPSCSCYPVQTFSAGSSCKLLTKNAVFRSPAGEGSTLVCAGDEATNSIMVWDAGSGSLIQKLSADLPVLDICPFEVNQGSYLASLTEKMLKIYKWE from the exons ATGGAGGTGATGGAGGCGATGGAGGTGGACTTGCAGCTGGGGGGCCCCAGTAGGGAACCAGAGCCAGATGTTGTGGCAGACCAGGTAGATCTCCCTATCGTCATCCCTGACTCTGGCAGTGAAACAGAGGACGAGGCAGATGCAGCTCCCTGTGACCCACCACGGCTCCCGAACACCTGGGCGTTCAGTCAGAACAGAGCCAGAGTGGAGGGTCAAGTTGGGTCCAGGATCAGAAGGGAGGGTCATATTGAGCCCAGGGTCACCACAGCAGCCACCCTGAGGCATCGGAGAGCCAG GCCAGGCCTCAGGGAGCACTCCTCCACCCAGACCGCTGCTCGTGCTAGCAGCTTCCTGGATTTCCTGCTGCGAGTCCCTGCAGCCAACCAGGCCGAGGGCGACTCTGGGAGTACGACGGAGCTGAGCGAGTCGGAGGATGAGGCAGATCCTCCGGGGCCAGCAGCAGAGCCTCCCAACTCGGCCGTTCCCTCCAGCCCTCGTCCAAACCCTCCAGTTGCAGTCACGCCACCCGAAGGCCTTTATTCTTCAG ATTCTAATGCAACCACAGAGGCTGCGAGGACCGTGACTGGAAATCAAGTGAATCCTGAG gTTGTATCAGACCCACTAGCCTCCAGTGCACCGGCCCTTCGGTTGTCCCAGGGGGATGAGGGGGAAGGGGAGACCTGCTCCATCTGCTTTGAGCCCTGGACCACGTCAGGGGAGCATCGCCTGGCCACCCTGCGCTGCGGACATCTCTTTGGCTACACCTGCATCGCCCGCTGGGTGAAGGGCCAGGGCCAGAGAGCCAGGTGTCCCCAG TGCAACAAGAAGACTAAGCGCACCGATATCGTCCTCCTGTACGCGCGCAAGCTGAGGGCTCTGGACAACACCGAGCAGGAGAGTATGAAGAG GTCACTGGAGCAAGAGCATTCACTGCGTAGAAAGGCTGAACTGGAGTCAGCGCAGTGCCGACTAAAACTGCAGGTGATGACAGACGAATGTGGGGAACTGCACAAGCAGCTACAG GAGCTGAAGACTCTGATGGCCCAGCCTGGCTGTGGGCCCTCACAGAGCTCAGCGACATCGCTCTCTGGGCTCTTTCAGAGACAGGACAGCACCCAGGGGGGCCACTATGTCTTCTCCAAGGCCGTGCTGGTGTCCCAGGTGGGGGGATGCAGGGTGCTGTCCTACTGTGAACCCCTCAGCTGCCTGCTGGCCTCTCAGCCCTCCCCACACACTAGCCTGGTGCCCG GCTGCGGGGTGAAGAAGATGAGCACGTTGAATCTGAAGGTCTGCCAGTACATTCCCATCCATGTCAAACAGATCAGAGGCCTGGCCTTCAACAGACAGGCCGACAGCCTCCTGCTCTCCGCTGCCCTGGACAACACCATAAAACTCACCAG TCTAATGACCAACACAGTGGTGCAGACCTACAACACAGGCAAACCAGTGTGGAGCTGCTGCTGGTGCCTGGACAACAACAACTATGTGTACGCTGGTCTCAGTAACGGCTCCGTGCTGGTGTATGACACCAGGGACACCAGCACACATGTCCAGGAGCTACAGCCACTACGTTCCAG GTGTCCCGTGGCATCCCTGTCCTATGTGCCTCGCGCCGCCTCCAGCTCGTTCCCATGTGGTGGCCTCATCGCAGGCTCTCTGGATGGGGGCTGCTTCTGGGAGCAAGTAGGCGGGACCACCTACAGACCCCACATGTTGCCCctggagacaggaggctgcacaGACATCCAGGTGCAGCCAGAGAGCAGACACTGTTTGGTCACCTACAGACCAG GGCGCTCCAAGCCATCGCTGCGCTGTGTTCTGATGGAGCTGAACAGGACCCCCCAGCAGGACGCGACTCAGGAACCCTCGTGTTCCTGCTACCCAGTCCAGACATTCAGCGCTGGCTCCTCCTGCAAGCTGCTCACCAAGAATGCCGTGTTCAGAAGCCCGGCCGGGGAGGGCTCCACTCTGGTGTGTGCCGGGGACGAGGCCACCAACTCCATCATG GTGTGGGATGCAGGGAGTGGATCCCTGATTCAGAAGTTGTCTGCTGACCTCCCAGTGTTGGACATCTGTCCATTTGAGGTGAACCAGGGCAGTTACCTGGCCTCTCTCACTGAGAAGATGCTCAAAATTTACAAGTGGGAATGA